A stretch of the Candidatus Zixiibacteriota bacterium genome encodes the following:
- a CDS encoding FAD-dependent oxidoreductase, which produces MMDAGRHPNITLFTNSELVRFEGRAGNFTATIRKNPRYVDESLCTGCGLCVIDCPVIVPNEFEIGMGARKAIYSPFPQAVPNTYIIDREQCLNDDFLVCNNCAKTCDRNAINYDDRPREIQLKVGSAILATGFDVYNASAIASYGYGLYENVLTNIELERVLNASGPTRGHIVRPSDHKVPKKIAFIQCVGSRGEGKEAGCEYCSRYCCMNAVKDCLLVKQHESDIEELTMFYIDLRASGKGFEEFYQRSFDSPELKYVRGRPSKILEDPDTKNLHLFVENVETGEVSKLEFDMVVLSTGAVASASNTALADILGIELDENGFFEIDSHYGSPLHTAKQGVYVCGCAAGINDISDSVAQASGAAAEAEKFVERIPEDKEPEQIQEIDTSGPPRVGVFLCHCGINIAGVLKIDSLKEFATKVPGVECVENNLFLCSDEGQRLMQEKIREHKLNRVVAAACTPRTHEPVFRESCRQAGLNPYLFEMVNVRDQCSWVHTRVPEVATRKAREMIKMGVAKARHLQPLYRKSIPVNQSVLVIGGGVAGMAAALELEAQGMKVYLIEKEGRLGGRLNNLTRVYPANLSAFELARAMVEKVKNSRIEAMAGTEVTKITGYVGNFDITSTNGNFKVGTIIVATGADIYQPKDEFGYDNYDNVITNQELENILHDTKGKIEINGKAPQNVVFIQCVGSRDKEKNPGCSRYCCPTTIKQAVRLREAGVNVAVLHRDMRTVGALAEEHYRHARQMGVKFLRFTPERLPKVVGKGKNASSVEILELALDRTLDIDADFVVLASGMVPNEYSTSKMQDILKVPRGADGFFMERHAKLGPVETTTEGVFLAGCVGGPKDIADSIAQGSAAAAKVAAIISHETVALEPTTCVVEPSLCRACGSCVEICEYHAPEFVTTDLGGKVAQINQALCKGCGTCASWCPTGAVVALHFTDDQINSMIDALLLDKV; this is translated from the coding sequence ATGATGGATGCCGGTCGGCATCCCAACATAACATTGTTCACCAACTCTGAACTCGTTCGCTTCGAGGGCAGGGCCGGCAACTTTACGGCCACGATCAGAAAAAATCCGCGCTATGTCGACGAATCCCTCTGCACCGGCTGTGGACTGTGCGTTATCGACTGCCCCGTCATAGTCCCGAACGAATTCGAAATCGGTATGGGCGCCCGAAAAGCCATCTACTCGCCATTCCCTCAGGCTGTGCCCAACACCTATATCATAGATCGCGAACAATGTCTCAACGACGATTTCCTCGTCTGCAACAACTGCGCGAAAACCTGCGACCGAAACGCCATCAACTACGATGACAGACCGCGTGAAATACAACTGAAGGTCGGTTCCGCCATTCTGGCCACCGGCTTCGACGTCTACAACGCCTCGGCCATCGCAAGCTATGGCTACGGACTCTACGAAAATGTCCTGACCAACATCGAACTGGAAAGGGTCCTCAACGCTTCCGGCCCGACCCGCGGCCACATTGTCAGACCATCCGACCACAAAGTGCCGAAAAAAATCGCCTTCATACAATGCGTCGGCTCCAGAGGCGAAGGCAAAGAGGCCGGATGCGAATATTGTTCCCGCTATTGCTGTATGAACGCCGTCAAAGACTGCCTTCTGGTCAAGCAGCACGAAAGTGATATCGAAGAGCTCACCATGTTCTATATCGATCTGAGAGCCTCCGGCAAGGGATTCGAAGAATTCTACCAGCGATCCTTCGATTCCCCCGAACTGAAATATGTCCGTGGTCGACCTTCTAAAATCCTCGAAGACCCGGATACAAAAAATCTGCACCTGTTCGTCGAGAATGTCGAAACAGGCGAGGTCAGCAAGTTGGAATTTGACATGGTCGTTCTCTCGACTGGCGCTGTCGCCTCGGCCTCGAATACCGCTCTGGCCGACATTCTTGGCATTGAACTCGATGAGAACGGTTTCTTTGAGATCGACTCACACTATGGCTCGCCGCTTCACACCGCCAAGCAGGGCGTTTATGTCTGCGGCTGCGCCGCTGGTATAAACGATATCTCCGACTCGGTAGCCCAGGCCTCGGGCGCGGCGGCCGAAGCGGAGAAGTTCGTCGAAAGAATTCCCGAAGACAAAGAACCCGAACAGATACAGGAAATTGATACTTCCGGTCCTCCCCGCGTGGGCGTCTTCCTCTGCCACTGTGGTATAAACATCGCCGGCGTCCTTAAAATTGACTCCCTCAAGGAATTCGCCACGAAAGTACCCGGTGTCGAATGTGTCGAAAACAACCTGTTCTTGTGCTCCGATGAAGGCCAGCGCCTGATGCAAGAGAAAATTAGAGAGCACAAGCTCAACCGGGTCGTGGCGGCGGCCTGCACCCCGCGCACCCATGAACCGGTCTTCCGCGAAAGCTGCCGGCAGGCGGGCCTCAATCCCTACCTGTTCGAAATGGTCAATGTCCGCGATCAGTGCTCCTGGGTCCACACCAGAGTTCCCGAAGTAGCCACCCGCAAGGCTCGCGAGATGATAAAAATGGGGGTGGCCAAGGCGAGACACCTGCAGCCGCTGTATCGGAAATCGATTCCCGTCAATCAGAGTGTCCTTGTCATCGGCGGCGGTGTGGCCGGAATGGCGGCCGCGCTGGAACTCGAGGCTCAGGGAATGAAAGTCTACCTGATTGAAAAAGAAGGTCGTCTCGGTGGCCGCCTCAACAATCTGACAAGAGTCTATCCCGCCAATCTCTCGGCCTTTGAACTGGCTCGCGCGATGGTGGAAAAAGTCAAAAACAGCCGCATCGAAGCTATGGCAGGTACCGAGGTCACAAAAATTACCGGCTATGTCGGCAATTTCGACATTACCTCCACCAACGGCAATTTCAAGGTCGGTACCATAATCGTCGCCACCGGCGCTGATATCTACCAGCCCAAGGACGAATTTGGCTATGATAACTACGATAACGTCATAACCAACCAGGAACTTGAGAACATCCTTCACGATACTAAAGGCAAAATAGAAATAAACGGCAAGGCGCCCCAAAATGTGGTCTTCATCCAGTGCGTCGGCTCGCGCGACAAAGAGAAAAATCCCGGATGCTCCCGCTATTGCTGCCCGACTACAATTAAGCAAGCGGTAAGGCTGAGAGAGGCCGGCGTCAATGTCGCCGTGCTCCATCGCGACATGCGCACTGTCGGCGCCCTCGCCGAAGAACACTACCGTCACGCGCGGCAGATGGGCGTCAAATTCCTGCGGTTCACGCCGGAAAGACTTCCGAAAGTCGTCGGCAAAGGGAAAAACGCTTCCAGCGTCGAAATTCTGGAACTGGCTCTTGACCGAACCCTCGACATCGATGCCGATTTCGTCGTCCTCGCCTCGGGCATGGTCCCCAATGAATACAGCACGTCAAAAATGCAGGATATCCTCAAAGTTCCACGCGGCGCCGATGGCTTCTTCATGGAACGCCACGCCAAACTCGGCCCGGTGGAGACCACCACCGAGGGTGTCTTCCTGGCCGGATGCGTCGGCGGCCCCAAAGATATTGCCGATTCCATCGCCCAGGGTTCGGCGGCAGCGGCAAAGGTGGCGGCTATCATCTCACACGAGACGGTCGCCCTCGAACCCACCACCTGCGTTGTCGAGCCTTCGCTCTGCCGGGCTTGTGGAAGTTGCGTGGAAATCTGCGAATACCACGCTCCGGAATTCGTGACGACCGATCTGGGCGGCAAGGTCGCGCAGATCAATCAGGCCCTCTGCAAAGGATGCGGCACCTGCGCCAGTTGGTGTCCCACCGGCGCCGTGGTGGCCCTGCACTTCACCGATGACCAGATAAACTCCATGATAGATGCATTGCTATTAGATAAGGTTTAA
- a CDS encoding thiamine pyrophosphate-dependent enzyme: MNAKVEELVKEEHPMEKLLRMDRIPHIWCPTCGLGTTVTALSAALQQLKLDLNNVAVVSGIGCTGRVAGYMKLDSFHTTHGRAIPFAVGLHIARPDMKVIVFSGDGDLISIGGNHFIHTARRNVDITVICVNNFIYAMTGGQVAPTTPITAKAATSPYGNCEHPFSLPLLAASSGAVYVARWTALHIRRLTTAIAEAISKPGFSFVEVIAPCSTLYARINKLGTGLDLMKFYHDNSVIRHGADLKELDIDFQSKITVGKFVDIEKPTYLECLNAGNKKTFGDKYTPYGGVHGNN, translated from the coding sequence ATGAATGCGAAAGTAGAGGAATTAGTCAAAGAAGAACATCCGATGGAGAAACTCCTGAGGATGGACCGCATTCCGCACATCTGGTGCCCCACATGCGGTTTGGGCACGACCGTCACCGCGCTGTCGGCCGCCCTCCAGCAACTCAAGCTGGACCTTAATAATGTCGCGGTGGTCTCCGGAATCGGATGTACCGGACGCGTAGCCGGCTACATGAAGCTCGATTCCTTCCACACCACCCACGGACGGGCCATTCCGTTCGCCGTCGGACTGCACATCGCCCGGCCGGATATGAAAGTCATCGTTTTCTCCGGCGATGGCGACTTGATTTCGATCGGCGGCAATCACTTCATTCACACCGCCCGACGAAACGTCGACATAACCGTCATTTGCGTCAATAACTTCATCTACGCTATGACAGGCGGACAGGTCGCACCGACCACACCCATAACGGCCAAAGCAGCCACCTCCCCTTATGGAAACTGCGAACACCCCTTCAGTCTTCCCCTGCTGGCAGCATCATCAGGAGCCGTGTACGTGGCCCGGTGGACAGCTCTCCACATTCGACGGCTCACAACTGCAATCGCCGAGGCTATCAGCAAACCGGGGTTCTCGTTTGTCGAGGTCATCGCACCCTGTTCAACCCTGTACGCCAGGATCAACAAACTGGGTACTGGCCTCGATCTGATGAAATTTTATCACGACAACAGTGTTATCAGACACGGGGCCGACCTCAAAGAACTCGACATTGACTTCCAGTCGAAAATAACCGTTGGCAAATTCGTCGATATAGAAAAACCAACCTATCTCGAGTGCCTCAACGCAGGCAACAAGAAGACTTTTGGCGACAAATACACACCGTACGGAGGCGTCCATGGCAACAACTGA
- a CDS encoding 4Fe-4S dicluster domain-containing protein — protein MSDNQNPKAPEKHKINFAFREKLNAIAEGSRHNYCYQCGACVADCPAGNYSETFNPRLIMLKAILGFEKELIGPDSEIWNCTNCYTCSERCPQDVRPVDVIIALKNMCFMEGKAPELIGTVSGSVFESGITTKVTSLAERRREELGLAAIKKYPVEELNKLMGER, from the coding sequence ATGAGCGACAATCAAAATCCCAAAGCGCCCGAAAAGCACAAAATCAATTTCGCTTTTCGCGAAAAGCTCAATGCCATTGCTGAAGGTTCCCGTCACAATTATTGCTACCAGTGCGGAGCCTGTGTTGCCGACTGTCCGGCCGGCAACTATTCCGAAACATTTAACCCCCGGCTTATCATGCTCAAAGCTATCCTCGGTTTCGAAAAAGAACTGATCGGACCCGACTCCGAAATCTGGAACTGCACCAACTGCTACACCTGCTCCGAACGCTGTCCCCAGGATGTACGACCGGTCGATGTCATCATCGCCCTCAAAAACATGTGCTTCATGGAAGGCAAGGCGCCCGAGCTTATCGGTACCGTATCCGGCTCGGTCTTCGAGTCCGGCATTACGACCAAGGTCACTTCTCTGGCTGAAAGACGACGTGAAGAACTCGGGCTGGCGGCTATAAAGAAATATCCGGTTGAAGAACTCAACAAATTAATGGGGGAGAGGTAG
- a CDS encoding 2-oxoacid:acceptor oxidoreductase family protein, translating to MAFRYNIRFSGAGGTGLLQAARIIAEAAAIYDNKNAAESCSYGPEARGNASRAEIIISDEAIDYPKIESIDLLMVLTQEAYQKSIGELGPRGVVIADRQVKIGGEIGKRKVFSVPFVEIAEKECGKPNMVNIVALGFFAAVNGVIERKSIRQAILARVPKMSEKEYICAYEAGLTAAKPEAKN from the coding sequence ATGGCTTTCAGGTATAACATAAGATTCAGCGGGGCGGGAGGCACGGGTTTACTTCAGGCAGCGCGGATTATCGCGGAGGCGGCGGCCATATATGACAACAAGAATGCCGCCGAGAGTTGTTCTTACGGTCCGGAGGCGCGCGGCAATGCCAGCCGGGCGGAGATTATCATTTCCGACGAAGCGATAGATTACCCGAAAATCGAATCGATTGACCTTTTGATGGTCTTGACGCAGGAAGCTTACCAGAAGAGCATTGGTGAACTGGGCCCCCGGGGGGTTGTAATCGCCGATCGCCAGGTCAAGATCGGTGGTGAGATTGGCAAACGGAAGGTTTTTTCGGTACCGTTTGTGGAGATTGCCGAAAAGGAGTGTGGCAAACCAAACATGGTCAATATTGTCGCGCTTGGCTTTTTCGCAGCCGTCAACGGGGTGATAGAGCGGAAGTCCATCCGCCAGGCCATCTTAGCACGTGTTCCCAAGATGTCCGAGAAAGAGTATATCTGCGCGTATGAGGCCGGGTTGACGGCTGCCAAACCGGAGGCGAAGAATTAG
- a CDS encoding 2-phosphosulfolactate phosphatase, whose protein sequence is MNSNVFSQSPYRCKFDWGAIGAKRAAERGDVIVLVDVLSFSTTVVHAVSKGAVVFACPESADARAIADREGAEIAVRRSEASPKGQYSLSPSTFDNAKPGVKIVLPSLNGGTCVNICQNAPVVVVGALINASAVGAALRNATDSSESAVTIIACGEREKFPHNDLRMAIEDFLGAGAILAQLPFDKSPEAIVCEEAFKANITRIDSLLWECMSGRELRGEGFADDVRFASRIDTHDRVPNLSNGCFR, encoded by the coding sequence ATGAATAGCAACGTTTTCTCACAATCCCCCTATCGGTGCAAATTCGACTGGGGAGCAATCGGCGCGAAAAGAGCCGCCGAGCGCGGCGACGTCATCGTACTGGTCGATGTCCTGAGCTTTTCCACCACCGTTGTGCACGCGGTCAGCAAAGGAGCTGTGGTCTTTGCATGTCCGGAGTCTGCAGATGCCCGAGCAATAGCCGACAGGGAGGGGGCAGAGATCGCGGTAAGACGGTCCGAGGCCTCGCCTAAAGGGCAGTATTCTTTATCTCCATCGACCTTTGATAACGCGAAGCCTGGCGTGAAAATTGTGTTGCCGTCGCTGAACGGTGGTACATGTGTTAATATCTGTCAGAACGCCCCTGTGGTCGTCGTTGGCGCGCTTATAAATGCGTCCGCGGTCGGTGCTGCCCTTCGCAACGCCACTGACTCCAGCGAGTCGGCTGTCACGATTATCGCTTGCGGCGAGCGAGAGAAATTTCCCCACAACGATCTTCGCATGGCGATTGAGGACTTCCTTGGAGCGGGTGCCATACTTGCGCAGTTGCCGTTTGACAAATCTCCCGAAGCTATTGTGTGCGAAGAAGCCTTCAAGGCAAATATCACTCGTATCGACAGTCTTCTGTGGGAATGTATGTCGGGGAGAGAATTGCGCGGCGAAGGATTTGCCGATGATGTCCGTTTTGCCTCACGAATTGACACACACGACCGAGTACCAAATCTCAGCAACGGTTGTTTTCGCTGA
- a CDS encoding 4Fe-4S dicluster domain-containing protein, producing MKFWRTPLDIDKLQIPHGELHIIKERCKGCGFCVEYCPKGVLELSDEFNSKGYHPPVAVKPQECVNCDLCEMLCPDFAIYCVRVDTGEKEVLN from the coding sequence ATGAAGTTCTGGAGAACCCCCTTAGATATTGACAAATTGCAAATTCCACACGGCGAACTCCACATTATAAAAGAACGCTGCAAAGGCTGCGGCTTCTGTGTCGAATACTGCCCCAAAGGCGTGCTGGAACTTTCCGATGAGTTCAATTCCAAGGGCTACCACCCTCCCGTCGCTGTCAAGCCCCAGGAGTGTGTCAATTGTGATCTCTGCGAAATGCTGTGCCCCGATTTCGCTATCTATTGCGTCCGGGTAGATACCGGGGAGAAGGAGGTGCTTAATTGA
- a CDS encoding pyridoxamine 5'-phosphate oxidase family protein has protein sequence MTDRGQINEIISGCDVCHLAFAVKNEPYLIPISFGYDGQYLYIHTAKQGKKLDIIAANPRVCFGMERNVKLVTDDVRACKWTFRFESVVGLEALEELTTDADKAYGLDQIMAHYSGKVWQFSSGDLAGARLWRITVDSVTGKRSG, from the coding sequence ATCACCGATCGCGGCCAGATCAATGAGATCATAAGCGGTTGCGATGTCTGTCATCTCGCCTTCGCAGTCAAAAACGAACCCTACCTCATTCCCATCTCCTTTGGTTACGACGGCCAATATCTTTATATCCACACAGCCAAACAGGGTAAGAAACTCGATATCATCGCAGCCAATCCTCGCGTCTGTTTTGGGATGGAACGCAATGTTAAGTTGGTCACCGATGACGTTAGGGCGTGCAAATGGACTTTCAGATTCGAGAGTGTGGTCGGGTTGGAAGCGTTAGAAGAGCTGACGACCGATGCTGATAAGGCTTATGGATTAGACCAGATTATGGCTCACTACTCGGGCAAAGTCTGGCAGTTCAGTTCGGGCGACCTGGCGGGGGCTCGGCTCTGGCGTATAACCGTCGATTCGGTAACGGGGAAGCGTTCCGGATAA
- a CDS encoding hydrogenase iron-sulfur subunit — protein MAVRTQPAKKKTEKQFIPNIVVFACNWCSYAGADNAGTNRIQHSPHFRVIRTMCSGRVTPGFVLKALKLGADGVLVSGCHFGDCHYIFGNYKAVDQFEKTKGLVNTLGLEPGRIRLEWVSAAEGQRWANLIDEFVQQITELGPSPLNNKPTYE, from the coding sequence ATGGCTGTGAGAACCCAACCGGCAAAAAAGAAAACGGAAAAGCAATTCATTCCCAATATCGTCGTCTTTGCCTGCAACTGGTGCAGTTACGCCGGCGCCGACAATGCCGGCACGAACCGCATACAGCACTCCCCGCACTTTCGCGTGATTCGAACCATGTGTTCAGGCAGAGTAACGCCGGGATTCGTGCTCAAAGCGCTGAAACTCGGCGCCGATGGCGTTCTGGTGTCCGGGTGCCACTTCGGCGATTGCCACTATATCTTCGGCAACTACAAAGCGGTCGACCAGTTCGAAAAAACCAAGGGCCTGGTCAACACCCTGGGCCTGGAACCAGGACGTATCCGGCTCGAGTGGGTATCAGCTGCCGAAGGCCAGCGCTGGGCCAATCTCATCGACGAATTCGTTCAACAGATAACCGAGTTGGGCCCCAGCCCGCTTAACAATAAACCAACCTACGAGTGA
- a CDS encoding 2-oxoacid:acceptor oxidoreductase family protein has protein sequence MATTDIRITGFGGQGVILCGYIIGKAASIYNGQHATLTQSFGPEARGSACSAQVVVSDSRVLYPYVTAPKILLAMSHDGYMTHKDKVAEDCIYLYEKDLVKLQKHGPKTTEFGIPATRIAEDLGRKIVLNIVMLGFFAAVTDVVPHEAVRKAVETSVPSGTEELNLKAFDSGYEYGMKLIGKAEMKV, from the coding sequence ATGGCAACAACTGATATCAGAATCACCGGCTTCGGCGGCCAGGGCGTAATTCTGTGCGGTTACATCATAGGAAAGGCCGCGTCCATCTACAACGGCCAGCACGCCACGCTCACCCAGAGTTTCGGCCCGGAGGCCAGAGGTTCAGCATGCTCCGCGCAGGTCGTCGTGTCCGACAGCCGCGTGCTCTATCCCTATGTGACAGCACCTAAGATTCTCCTGGCTATGTCGCACGACGGGTACATGACCCACAAAGACAAGGTAGCGGAGGATTGCATTTACCTTTACGAAAAGGACCTGGTCAAACTGCAAAAACACGGACCGAAAACCACAGAATTCGGCATTCCGGCCACGCGCATCGCCGAGGACCTCGGCCGCAAAATCGTCCTCAACATCGTCATGTTGGGATTCTTCGCGGCTGTAACCGACGTTGTTCCTCACGAGGCGGTGCGCAAAGCCGTGGAAACATCCGTGCCGTCGGGCACCGAAGAACTCAATCTCAAAGCCTTTGACAGCGGCTATGAGTACGGCATGAAGCTTATTGGCAAAGCCGAAATGAAAGTATAA
- a CDS encoding 2-oxoacid:acceptor oxidoreductase subunit alpha yields the protein MKADPKNVLTGSHYLDGNHACAEGAIAAGCKFFGGYPITPSTEIAERVSRRFPLVGGVFIQMEDELASMNAILGASWGGAKSMTCTSGPGFSLMMENFGLGLMLETPCVLVDVQRGGPSTGLPTLPGQADMMQAKWGSHGDYEVIALAPDSPQESFELAIHAFNLSETYRMPVLIMTDECVGHMTEKVVIPRAEQIELVERKYTTKPPGEAWPFEQTEDLVSPMLPVGKGYKFHVTGLTHDERGYPVINAEAQQKNVRRLIDKVKQHVDDIIWLEEKDVDGADVVVMSYGISSRVVQPAIMKARKQGMKVGEIKMVTVWPFPEKRVRELATKVKSLIMVEMNYGQVFLEMDRCAAGKCQTYLVGHAGGTVHNPEDIYATIKEAAK from the coding sequence TTGAAAGCTGACCCCAAAAACGTTCTTACAGGCTCGCATTATCTCGATGGTAACCACGCCTGTGCCGAAGGGGCTATCGCTGCCGGCTGCAAATTCTTCGGCGGCTACCCAATCACGCCATCCACCGAAATCGCTGAGAGAGTTTCACGGCGATTCCCGCTTGTCGGCGGTGTCTTCATACAGATGGAAGATGAACTGGCCAGCATGAACGCCATCCTCGGCGCTTCGTGGGGAGGCGCTAAATCAATGACATGCACTTCCGGACCCGGATTCTCGCTCATGATGGAAAATTTCGGTCTCGGACTTATGCTGGAAACACCGTGCGTGCTTGTCGATGTCCAGCGCGGAGGGCCATCGACCGGACTGCCCACCCTTCCGGGTCAAGCCGACATGATGCAGGCCAAATGGGGCTCCCACGGCGACTACGAAGTCATCGCCCTGGCGCCGGACTCGCCACAAGAATCTTTCGAACTGGCCATCCACGCCTTTAATCTGTCGGAAACCTACCGTATGCCGGTGCTCATTATGACCGACGAATGTGTCGGACACATGACCGAGAAAGTGGTTATTCCAAGAGCCGAACAAATCGAACTGGTCGAACGCAAATACACCACCAAGCCACCCGGCGAAGCATGGCCGTTCGAGCAAACCGAAGATCTCGTTTCACCCATGCTCCCGGTGGGAAAAGGATACAAGTTCCATGTCACCGGCCTGACCCACGACGAACGCGGCTATCCCGTTATCAACGCCGAGGCGCAGCAGAAAAACGTACGACGCCTCATCGATAAAGTTAAACAGCATGTCGACGACATCATCTGGCTCGAGGAAAAAGATGTCGATGGCGCCGATGTCGTCGTCATGTCCTACGGCATCTCCTCGCGCGTGGTTCAGCCGGCTATCATGAAAGCCCGTAAACAGGGTATGAAAGTCGGCGAGATCAAAATGGTAACCGTGTGGCCGTTCCCGGAAAAAAGGGTCAGAGAGCTCGCCACCAAAGTCAAATCGCTGATCATGGTGGAAATGAACTACGGCCAGGTGTTTCTGGAAATGGACCGCTGCGCTGCCGGCAAATGCCAGACTTATCTCGTCGGTCACGCCGGCGGTACCGTACACAACCCCGAAGATATTTATGCAACTATAAAGGAAGCCGCTAAATGA
- a CDS encoding dipeptidase encodes MNCSDRPRNYLSLHRDALVADMHSDTVLRMKKGLDLSQRNRLGHMDIPRLKDGGIDLQVFACWVDTETPRAECRAQVDSLLDILYSQIVANRDRIAVCTTAAGAEKAINEGKIAAFVGIENGVAIAGELANLEHFYERGVRYMTLTHTASSDWCVSSADTAPAFNGLTDFGREVVHKMNEMGMIIDVSHASVSAVDEVLKISTSPIIASHSCVYALCEHDRNLTDDQIKAIAAKGGVIGVNFYNGYLSKEWEIKADSIWETRREEIDSVKQYYWDNDSARTAEVEKFLEWLKDEMKIVPVNVATVVDHIDYIVKLVGPDFVGLGSDYDGVFAVPDGLDDCSMVPNITKELVARGYSDEDIRKILGGNFMRVFRQVCGGG; translated from the coding sequence TTGAACTGTTCAGATAGACCCCGCAATTATCTATCACTTCACCGCGACGCTCTCGTTGCCGATATGCACAGTGACACGGTATTGCGTATGAAAAAGGGGCTGGACCTTTCGCAACGTAACAGGTTAGGGCATATGGACATTCCCCGGCTGAAAGACGGGGGAATCGACCTTCAGGTGTTTGCCTGCTGGGTAGACACCGAAACACCCCGGGCGGAGTGCCGGGCCCAGGTCGATTCGCTTCTGGATATCCTTTATTCCCAGATTGTGGCCAATCGTGACCGGATCGCCGTGTGTACCACCGCCGCGGGAGCCGAAAAAGCTATTAATGAGGGGAAGATTGCGGCCTTTGTGGGTATCGAGAACGGCGTGGCAATTGCGGGAGAGCTTGCCAATCTCGAACATTTCTATGAGCGAGGCGTGAGGTACATGACCCTGACCCATACGGCATCGAGTGATTGGTGTGTATCCTCGGCGGATACCGCCCCGGCGTTTAACGGCCTGACTGATTTCGGACGCGAGGTGGTCCACAAGATGAATGAGATGGGAATGATCATTGATGTTTCCCATGCTTCTGTTTCCGCGGTCGACGAGGTTCTCAAGATCTCCACTTCTCCCATCATTGCTTCGCACTCGTGCGTGTATGCGTTGTGTGAACATGACCGTAATCTCACCGATGATCAGATTAAGGCGATAGCGGCCAAGGGTGGTGTGATAGGGGTCAATTTCTATAACGGTTATCTGTCGAAAGAGTGGGAAATTAAGGCGGATTCGATCTGGGAGACCCGCCGCGAGGAGATCGACTCAGTCAAACAGTACTACTGGGATAACGACAGCGCCAGAACCGCCGAGGTCGAAAAGTTTCTCGAGTGGCTGAAGGATGAGATGAAGATTGTCCCGGTGAATGTGGCAACGGTTGTGGACCATATCGATTATATCGTCAAGCTGGTCGGGCCGGATTTTGTGGGACTGGGGTCGGACTATGACGGCGTGTTCGCCGTTCCGGACGGACTGGATGATTGCTCGATGGTGCCGAATATCACGAAGGAACTGGTGGCACGCGGTTACTCCGATGAGGATATTCGCAAGATTCTCGGCGGCAATTTCATGAGGGTGTTCCGTCAGGTGTGCGGGGGCGGTTGA
- a CDS encoding CoB--CoM heterodisulfide reductase iron-sulfur subunit B family protein, which yields MKYIPFFGCMMTIKYPWFEAAVRRTLTKVGLDMVDAEGFTCCPDPIYFQARDKMEWYTVAARNLCLAEDLNHDIITTCSGCTATLSEVNLALKEDEELKAAVNKRLKNIGRQFKGTINVRHAVTVLRDDFGLSKVADTVKRPLDGMRVAVHYGCHLLKPSRIMRVDDPDRPTILADLLKAIGADPVHHEKTLLCCGRACMTDSIPNRMVADILDAISAQKADCMGLICPSCFDEFDLGQIVLGRKLGRKFDVPIVYYFQLLGIAQGLTQEEVGLNLHKVKVDKIFESVPA from the coding sequence ATGAAATACATCCCGTTTTTCGGATGCATGATGACCATCAAGTACCCCTGGTTTGAGGCCGCCGTCCGCCGCACCCTCACCAAAGTGGGCCTTGATATGGTAGATGCTGAAGGGTTTACCTGTTGTCCCGACCCGATCTATTTTCAGGCCCGGGACAAAATGGAATGGTACACAGTTGCGGCCCGTAATCTGTGTCTCGCCGAAGACCTGAACCACGACATTATAACTACCTGCTCCGGTTGCACCGCAACGCTCTCCGAGGTCAACCTGGCTCTCAAAGAAGACGAAGAACTCAAAGCCGCCGTAAACAAGCGCCTGAAAAATATCGGCCGACAGTTTAAAGGCACTATTAATGTGCGCCATGCCGTGACTGTCCTCCGCGATGATTTCGGTCTCAGCAAAGTGGCCGACACCGTGAAAAGGCCGCTGGATGGTATGCGCGTAGCCGTCCACTACGGTTGCCATCTGCTCAAACCGTCGAGAATAATGCGCGTCGACGACCCCGATCGCCCGACCATACTGGCCGATCTGCTCAAAGCCATCGGCGCCGATCCCGTCCATCACGAAAAAACTCTCCTGTGCTGCGGGCGAGCGTGCATGACCGATTCCATTCCGAATCGGATGGTGGCCGATATCCTCGATGCCATCTCCGCGCAAAAGGCCGACTGCATGGGACTGATCTGCCCGAGTTGCTTTGATGAATTCGACCTCGGACAAATCGTTCTCGGCAGAAAGCTTGGTAGAAAGTTCGATGTTCCGATTGTTTACTATTTCCAGCTTTTAGGAATCGCTCAGGGATTGACGCAGGAAGAAGTCGGTCTCAACCTGCACAAGGTCAAAGTTGACAAGATATTCGAGTCGGTCCCGGCCTGA